A stretch of Zootoca vivipara chromosome 13, rZooViv1.1, whole genome shotgun sequence DNA encodes these proteins:
- the ACBD4 gene encoding acyl-CoA-binding domain-containing protein 4 isoform X1, which translates to MGMMEEEEADYQKQFDAAVRVIQGLPKNGAYRPSYEEMLRFYSYYKQATVGRCQIPRPGFWDPIGRYKWDAWNSLGKMTKMEAMAAYIAEMKKAAQKVINTVPLDESSEDMFVYFEPLYEVIHDMPRPPDSFFKKKAVKTGSESAPLHNGSLRGLAENIPPEHGECNQTGKIYRYSSKMPTMMTGPADKEIKSSHVPSDSESEVFCDSLEHVEPDQVRRLSAMQNLPLNNIQSGEKTGYKTSASSTREGKPNKVPQTVPTGERGLGSSAGAVIQRDVDLQVMSAIQALQEDMKKVMERLGYLESRATFQGHTSMLNPCRPTSLHNGKEPPGWPAQLSPRTWFFLLAWPFIIQWLHWYFQRQKR; encoded by the exons ATGGGgatgatggaagaagaagaagccgatTACCAGAAGCAGTTTGACGCTGCTGTTCGTGTCATTCAAGGCTTGCCCAAGAATG GTGCCTACCGACCGTCGTACGAAGAAATGCTACGCTTCTACAGCTACTACAAGCAAGCCACGGTGGGTCGGTGCCAGATCCCCAGGCCGGGGTTTTGGGACCCTATTGGCAGATATAAATG GGATGCATGGAACAGCTTGGGGAAGATGACCAAAATGGAAGCCATGGCAGCTTATATCGCAGAGATGAAGAAGGCTGCTCAGAAG GTCATCAACACCGTGCCGTTGGATGAGTCATCGGAGGACATGTTCGTATACTTCGAACCCCTCTACGAAGTGATACACGATATGCCCAGGCCCCCCGACTCCTTCTTCAAGAAGAAAGCAG TGAAAACGGGCTCAGAGTCTGCCCCGCTCCACAATGGCTCTTTAAGGGGACTAGCCGAGAACATCCCACCAGAACACGGAGAGTGCAATCAAACAGGCAAGATTTACAGATATTCTAGCAAAATGCCAACCATGATGACAG GCCCTGCAGACAAAGAAATCAAGAGCAGTCATGTGCCCAGCGATTCGGAGAGCGAGGTGTTCTGTGACAGCCTGGAACATGTGGAACCCGATCAG GTTAGGAGGCTATCAGCCATGCAAAACCTCCCCCTGAACAATATTCAGAGTGGAGAGAAGACTGGATATAAGACTTCAGCATCTTCAACCAGGGAAGGGAAACCCAACAAAG TTCCGCAAACCGTCCCCACCGGCGAGAGGGGTCTCGGCAGCAGTGCGGGTGCCGTGATCCAGCGAGACGTGGACCTGCAGGTGATGAGCGCCATTCAAGCTTTGCAGGAGGACATGAAGAAAGTGATGGAGAGACTCGGCTACCTGGAATCCCGGGCAACTTTCCAG GGCCACACATCGATGCTGAATCCTTGTCGGCCAACTTCCTTGCACAATGGAAAG